Proteins co-encoded in one Coregonus clupeaformis isolate EN_2021a chromosome 17, ASM2061545v1, whole genome shotgun sequence genomic window:
- the LOC121585821 gene encoding extensin-1-like: MSRSSLIVMTTRLVASPVTRLVASPVTRLVASPVTRLVASPVTRLVPSPVTRLVPSPVTRLVPSPVTRLVPSPVTRLVPSPVTRLVPSPVTRLVPSPVTRLVASPVTRLVASPVTRLVASPVTRLVASPVTRLVASPVTRLVASPVTRLVPSPVTRLVPSPVTRLVPSPVTRLVPSPVTRLVPSPVTRLVPSPVTRLVASPVTRLVASPVTRLVPSPVTRLVASPVTRLVPSPVTRLVPSPVTRLVPSPVTRLVPSPVTRLVASPVTRLVPSPVTRLVPSPVTRLVASPVTRLVPSPVTRLVPSPVTRLVPSPVTRLVPSPVTRLVPSPSVSF, translated from the coding sequence ATGTCACGCTCGTCACTCATTGTCATGACAACCAGACTGGTCGCCAGCCCCGTCACCAGACTGGTCGCCAGCCCCGTCACCAGACTGGTCGCCAGCCCCGTCACCAGACTGGTCGCCAGCCCCGTCACCAGACTGGTCCCCAGCCCCGTCACCAGACTGGTCCCCAGCCCCGTCACCAGACTGGTCCCCAGCCCCGTCACCAGACTGGTCCCCAGCCCCGTCACCAGACTGGTCCCCAGCCCCGTCACCAGACTGGTCCCCAGCCCCGTCACCAGACTGGTCCCCAGCCCCGTCACCAGACTGGTAGCCAGCCCCGTCACCAGACTGGTAGCCAGCCCCGTCACCAGACTGGTAGCCAGCCCCGTCACCAGACTGGTAGCCAGCCCCGTCACCAGACTGGTAGCCAGCCCCGTCACCAGACTGGTAGCCAGCCCCGTCACCAGACTGGTCCCCAGCCCCGTCACCAGACTGGTCCCCAGCCCCGTCACCAGACTGGTCCCCAGCCCCGTCACCAGACTGGTCCCCAGCCCCGTCACCAGACTGGTCCCCAGCCCCGTCACCAGACTGGTCCCCAGCCCCGTCACCAGACTGGTAGCCAGCCCCGTCACCAGACTGGTAGCCAGCCCCGTCACCAGACTGGTCCCCAGCCCCGTCACCAGACTGGTAGCCAGCCCCGTCACCAGACTGGTCCCCAGCCCCGTCACCAGACTGGTCCCCAGCCCCGTCACCAGACTGGTCCCCAGCCCCGTCACCAGACTGGTCCCCAGCCCCGTCACCAGACTGGTAGCCAGCCCCGTCACCAGACTGGTCCCCAGCCCCGTCACCAGACTGGTCCCCAGCCCCGTCACCAGACTGGTAGCCAGCCCCGTCACCAGACTGGTCCCCAGCCCCGTCACCAGACTGGTCCCCAGCCCCGTCACCAGACTGGTCCCCAGCCCCGTCACCAGACTGGTCCCCAGCCCCGTCACCAGACTGGTCCCCAGCCCGTCTGTAAGCTTCTAG